In Miscanthus floridulus cultivar M001 chromosome 5, ASM1932011v1, whole genome shotgun sequence, one genomic interval encodes:
- the LOC136451207 gene encoding uncharacterized protein translates to MAIDKYSLPSTDVSAASSGFRSRAPTVRAVLRRRERGPPVAAPGPSTAVPPSPLPLRVTGATAPHPPLPSVDASPDAAPAVAGPCPGRGRISPAWPAPGSGPGRLLHLHVVVTNFLHKPLKSFARCFKPKQRGGKQSPPLHWDHSNGATPQQQLELLLCIAFDAFAHNLHLLEAGCRQKGEEFGLATRQLEQFVVLRKIIDGKRADFDGFLSNLGFAKVGAPPPRARIMGGASPVPAPAPVSDQEDGGGIGDSEAVDNASGTQQPAQILPARLLNIPLSNVERLRSTLTAVSLTELIELVPQLVSRSSTSADAHPDKKKLFSVQDFFRYAEIEGKRFFEGLDRDGDGQVTLEDLEIEMRKRRLPRRYARELFRHTRRNFFSKSIGWKQFLSLMEQKEATILRAYTTLCLSKSGTPHKNQILTSLKGAGLPANEDNAIAMLRYLNSDSEASTSYGHFWNFMLLLPSERLEDDPGNIWFEAATVVAVPPPIEISTGSVLKSALAGGLASALPTSLLHP, encoded by the exons ATGGCAATTGACAAATATTCAT TACCGAGTACCGACGTCTCCGCCGCCTCCTCCGGCTTCCGCTCCCGCGCGCCCACCGTACGCGCGGTGCTGCGCCGGCGCGAGAGGGGCCCACCGGTGGCCGCCCCCGGCCCTAGCACGGCCGTGCCCCCTTCCCCCCTCCCCCTGCGGGTGACGGGCGCCACCGCGCCGCATCCGCCGCTACCGAGTGTCGACGCCTCCCCTGACGCGGCCCCCGCGGTGGCCGGCCCATGCCCCGGGCGCGGACGCATCTCCCCGGCATGGCCGGCTCCCGGCAGTGGCCCTGGGCGACTGCTCCATCTCCACGTCGTCGTCACCAACTTCCTCCACAAGCCCCTCAAGTCATTCGCCAGGTGCTTCAAGCCCAAGCAGCGGGGAGGCAAACAATCCCCGCCGCTCCACTGGGATCACAGCAATGGCGCCACCCCGCAGCAGCAACTGGAGCTCCTGCTCTGCATTGCGTTCGACGCCTTCGCCCACAACCTGCACTTGCTGGAGGCTGGCTGCAGGCAGAAAGGTGAAGAATTTGGTTTGGCTACCCGACAGCTCGAGCAATTTGTGGTTCTCAGGAAGATAATCGATGGGAAGAGGGCCGATTTCGATGGGTTCCTTTCCAACCTGGGCTTTGCAAAGGTTGGGGCACCGCCGCCACGAGCAAGGATCATGGGTGGTGCGTCCCCTGTCCCTGCACCAGCACCAGTAAGCGACCAGGAGGATGGTGGTGGAATTGGGGACAGCGAGGCAGTGGACAATGCTAGTGGTACACAGCAGCCAGCACAGATATTGCCTGCCCGACTGCTTAACATTCCTTTGTCGAATGTGGAGCGTCTGCGGTCTACGCTGACGGCAGTTTCACTGACAGAACTCATTGAATTAGTCCCGCAGCTGGTGAGCAGATCATCAACATCGGCAGATGCACATCCTGACAAGAAGAAGCTTTTCTCAGTGCAAGACTTCTTCAGATATGCAGAAATTGAAG GAAAGCGATTCTTTGAAGGGTTAGACAGAGATGGTGATGGCCAAGTCACTCTAGAAGATCTCGAAATTGAAATGAGGAAGAGGCGGTTACCAAGGAGGTATGCTAGAGAATTGTTCCGCCATACAAGAAGGAACTTCTTTTCGAAATCAATTGGGTGGAAGCAATTTTTATCCTTGATGGAACAGAAGGAggcaaccattctccgagcaTATACCACGTTGTGTTTGAGCAAGTCTGGAACACCTCACAAGAATCAAATTTTGACTTCCTTGAAAGGTGCTGGACTTCCGGCCAATGAAGATAATGCCATTGCCATGCTACGGTATCTAAATTCTGATTCAGAAGCATCAACCTCATATGGCCATTTCTGGAACTTCATGCTTCTACTTCCTTCAGAACGCCTTGAGGATGATCCTGG GAACATCTGGTTTGAAGCTGCTACTGTTGTTGCTGTTCCCCCACCTATAGAAATATCCACAGGAAGTGTTTTGAAGTCTGCTTTAGCTGGAGGTCTTGCCAGTGCGCTCCCTACCTCTCTGCTGCATCCATGA
- the LOC136453407 gene encoding proteasome subunit alpha type-3-like isoform X1: MSSIGTGYDLSVTTFSPDGRVFQVEYATKAVDNSGTVVGIKCKDGIVLGVEKLVTSKMILEGSNRRIHSVYHHSGLAVAGLAADGRQIVSRAKSEAASYEKVYGEPISVKDLADRVASYVHLCTLYWWLRPFGCGVILGGYDRDGPQLYMIEPSGVSYKYFGAALGKGRQAAKTEIEKLKLSELTCREGIVEVAKIIYGVHDEAKDKAFELELSWICDESKRQHQKVPNELLEQAKAAAQAALEEMDAD; encoded by the exons ATGAGCAGCATAGGCACAGGTTACGACCTGTCTGTTACCACCTTCTCTCCGGATGGCCGTGTCTTCCAGGTCGAGTACGCTACCAAGGCTGTCGACAACAGCGG GACTGTTGTTGGGATCAAGTGCAAAGATGGCATTGTCCTG GGTGTAGAGAAGCTGGTGACTTCAAAGATGATACTGGAGGGTTCCAACCGAAGGATCCATTCAGTGTACCACCACTCTGGCTTG GCTGTTGCTGGTTTAGCAGCAGATGGAAGGCAAATTGTTTCAAGGGCCAAATCAGAAGCAGCCAGTTATGAAAA GGTCTACGGGGAACCCATTTCTGTGAAGGATTTGGCAGATCGTGTGGCAAGTTATGTTCATCTTTGTACACTGTACTGGTGGCTCAG GCCTTTTGGTTGCGGTGTTATTCTTGGAGGCTATGATAGGGATGGGCCACAGCTCTACATGATTGAGCCCTCAGGAGTCTCCTAT AAATACTTTGGTGCTGCATTGGGGAAGGGAAGACAGGCTGCAAAGAC TGAGATAGAGAAGTTGAAGCTTTCTGAGCTTACGTGCCGAGAAGGCATCGTTGAAGTTGCAAAGAT AATTTATGGAGTGCATGACGAAGCGAAGGACAAAGCTTTTGAGTTGGAGTTGAGCTGGATATGTGATGAATCGAAGCGCCAGCATCAGAAG GTTCCAAATGAACTGTTGGAGCAGGCCAAGGCCGCTGCTCAGGCAGCTCTTGAGGAGATGGATGCTGACTAA
- the LOC136453407 gene encoding proteasome subunit alpha type-3-like isoform X2 has protein sequence MSSIGTGYDLSVTTFSPDGRVFQVEYATKAVDNSGTVVGIKCKDGIVLGVEKLVTSKMILEGSNRRIHSVYHHSGLAVAGLAADGRQIVSRAKSEAASYEKVYGEPISVKDLADRVASYVHLCTLYWWLRDGPQLYMIEPSGVSYKYFGAALGKGRQAAKTEIEKLKLSELTCREGIVEVAKIIYGVHDEAKDKAFELELSWICDESKRQHQKVPNELLEQAKAAAQAALEEMDAD, from the exons ATGAGCAGCATAGGCACAGGTTACGACCTGTCTGTTACCACCTTCTCTCCGGATGGCCGTGTCTTCCAGGTCGAGTACGCTACCAAGGCTGTCGACAACAGCGG GACTGTTGTTGGGATCAAGTGCAAAGATGGCATTGTCCTG GGTGTAGAGAAGCTGGTGACTTCAAAGATGATACTGGAGGGTTCCAACCGAAGGATCCATTCAGTGTACCACCACTCTGGCTTG GCTGTTGCTGGTTTAGCAGCAGATGGAAGGCAAATTGTTTCAAGGGCCAAATCAGAAGCAGCCAGTTATGAAAA GGTCTACGGGGAACCCATTTCTGTGAAGGATTTGGCAGATCGTGTGGCAAGTTATGTTCATCTTTGTACACTGTACTGGTGGCTCAG GGATGGGCCACAGCTCTACATGATTGAGCCCTCAGGAGTCTCCTAT AAATACTTTGGTGCTGCATTGGGGAAGGGAAGACAGGCTGCAAAGAC TGAGATAGAGAAGTTGAAGCTTTCTGAGCTTACGTGCCGAGAAGGCATCGTTGAAGTTGCAAAGAT AATTTATGGAGTGCATGACGAAGCGAAGGACAAAGCTTTTGAGTTGGAGTTGAGCTGGATATGTGATGAATCGAAGCGCCAGCATCAGAAG GTTCCAAATGAACTGTTGGAGCAGGCCAAGGCCGCTGCTCAGGCAGCTCTTGAGGAGATGGATGCTGACTAA
- the LOC136453408 gene encoding uncharacterized protein, with amino-acid sequence MPPSRLVHLILLATLSLLLAQTLASSSPAPAAASASASAAAAEESGDPCAAAVADGDGDVPLCPVRCFRPDPVCGADGVTYWCGCPEATCAGARVARRGYCEVGAGSAPVSGQALLLVHIVWLFVLGAAVLLGFL; translated from the coding sequence ATGCCGCCCTCCCGCCTcgtccacctcatcctcctcgcCACGCTCTCTCTCCTCCTCGCGCAAACCCTAGCCTCCTCCTCCCCCGCGCCCGCCGCGgcttcggcgtcggcgtcggcggcggcggcggaggagtccGGCGACCCCTGCGCGGCCGCCGTCGCGGACGGGGACGGCGACGTCCCGCTGTGCCCGGTGCGGTGCTTCCGACCGGACCCGGTCTGCGGCGCCGACGGGGTCACGTACTGGTGCGGCTGCCCCGAGGCGACCTGCGCGGGGGCCCGCGTGGCGCGCCGCGGCTACTGCGAGGTCGGAGCCGGCTCCGCGCCCGTCTCGGGCCAGGCGCTGTTGCTCGTCCACATCGTCTGGCTCTTCGTGCTCGGCGCCGCCGTCCTCCTCGGCTTCCTCTGA